The Deltaproteobacteria bacterium genome has a window encoding:
- a CDS encoding Hsp70 family protein, whose translation MPALAPIRVVLPVRDERDLAEKFGEHIGPGGVRLFTGQPRSPGEVVAFELCARDGTVLFQGAGAVVKALRGQREDDLALLVRYQRLDGADRAALDRILLMKRGVTDLALATSPPTEPGVVAAPPRAPLGLDVGGTFARAAIMKGGRPVLVNVAPGNTALPAAVALDDKDRLVLGARARAQRAIDAQSGLASPLPLLLLDPRRAGDDAELSRLPFNVRDGEGGPVAELPHHAMPAVELFAAVVGELRSRAQDAAGQPLVEAHLAVPSTLDMRAKHLLQLGLRHAGFSSPVLVDAALAAAAHHGLPLDARPPGPILVVDWGGTTLQLAVLDDVDGRLDVLAAGQKRHLGGTAIDERIARTLLESVEGKLGAKLTDPLARQRLLDAAEGARVSLASQREVHVRIPFLAMSDDGHPVDLDVKLDAAPTLRALEPALDQLLRVALAVLESLELEPSQVHQVLLVGGQCAWPRVRERLESRFPGKVVAPNQPAAAVAMGTARIAAQKQRAGGDAVSQKLQEPVSVMGAGGKLLRLFDRGAVLPARAELKLRVGPGAGLICPVVEGAALANGRGYLGAVALAGAEREVQLSAQIDARRILDVDLSCGTLHAHGRFPLQSAAAGIAASVFAQAPLPGEREPTPTSALGHGS comes from the coding sequence ATGCCGGCGCTCGCCCCGATTCGTGTGGTCCTGCCCGTGCGCGACGAGCGCGACCTGGCCGAGAAGTTCGGCGAGCACATCGGCCCGGGGGGCGTGCGGCTCTTCACCGGGCAGCCGCGCTCGCCGGGGGAGGTGGTCGCCTTCGAGCTCTGCGCGCGCGATGGCACCGTGCTCTTCCAGGGCGCAGGCGCGGTGGTGAAGGCCCTGCGCGGCCAGCGCGAGGACGACCTGGCCCTGCTGGTGCGCTACCAGCGCCTCGACGGCGCCGATCGCGCCGCGCTCGATCGCATCCTGCTCATGAAGCGCGGCGTCACCGACCTCGCGCTCGCGACCTCGCCCCCCACCGAGCCCGGCGTCGTGGCGGCTCCGCCCCGCGCGCCGCTCGGCCTCGACGTGGGCGGCACCTTCGCGCGCGCCGCAATCATGAAGGGCGGTCGGCCGGTGTTGGTGAATGTCGCGCCGGGGAACACGGCGCTGCCTGCCGCGGTCGCGCTCGACGACAAGGACCGCCTGGTGCTCGGCGCCCGCGCTCGCGCCCAGCGCGCCATAGACGCCCAGAGCGGCCTCGCCTCGCCGCTGCCGCTGCTGCTCCTGGATCCGCGCCGCGCCGGAGACGACGCCGAGCTCTCCCGGCTGCCGTTCAACGTCCGCGATGGCGAGGGCGGCCCGGTGGCCGAGCTGCCCCACCACGCCATGCCCGCGGTGGAGCTCTTCGCGGCCGTCGTCGGCGAGCTGCGCTCCCGCGCCCAGGACGCCGCGGGCCAGCCGCTCGTCGAGGCGCACCTGGCGGTTCCGTCGACGCTGGACATGCGCGCCAAGCACCTGCTCCAGCTCGGCCTGCGACACGCGGGCTTCTCCAGTCCCGTGCTCGTGGATGCGGCGCTGGCGGCGGCGGCGCACCACGGCCTCCCGCTGGACGCGCGGCCGCCGGGGCCCATCCTGGTCGTCGACTGGGGCGGGACCACGCTGCAGCTCGCGGTGCTCGACGACGTCGACGGCCGGCTCGACGTCCTGGCCGCCGGGCAGAAGCGACACCTCGGCGGAACCGCGATCGACGAGCGCATCGCGCGCACGCTGCTCGAGTCCGTCGAGGGCAAGCTGGGTGCCAAGCTCACGGATCCGCTCGCGCGTCAGCGCCTGCTCGACGCCGCCGAGGGCGCCCGCGTGTCGCTCGCCAGCCAGCGAGAGGTGCACGTGCGCATCCCCTTCCTGGCCATGAGCGACGACGGCCATCCCGTGGACCTCGACGTGAAGCTCGACGCCGCGCCCACCCTGCGCGCGCTGGAGCCTGCGCTGGATCAGCTCCTGCGCGTGGCGCTGGCGGTGCTGGAGAGCCTGGAGCTGGAGCCCTCGCAGGTGCATCAAGTCTTGCTGGTGGGTGGGCAGTGCGCGTGGCCGCGGGTGCGTGAGCGGCTGGAGTCGCGGTTTCCCGGCAAGGTGGTGGCGCCCAACCAGCCTGCGGCCGCGGTGGCCATGGGCACGGCGCGCATCGCGGCGCAGAAGCAGCGCGCCGGCGGCGATGCGGTGTCCCAGAAGCTCCAGGAGCCGGTGAGCGTGATGGGCGCCGGCGGGAAGCTCTTGCGGCTCTTCGATCGCGGCGCGGTGTTGCCCGCACGCGCGGAGCTCAAGCTTCGCGTGGGTCCGGGCGCGGGGCTCATCTGTCCGGTGGTGGAGGGCGCGGCCCTCGCGAATGGCCGCGGCTACCTCGGCGCGGTGGCCCTCGCGGGCGCCGAGCGCGAGGTGCAGCTCAGCGCGCAGATCGACGCCCGCCGCATCCTCGACGTGGATCTCTCCTGTGGAACGCTCCACGCGCATGGCCGCTTTCCGCTGCAGAGCGCGGCCGCCGGGATCGCCGCGTCGGTGTTCGCCCAGGCGCCGCTGCCCGGTGAGCGCGAGCCGACGCCCACTTCGGCGCTCGGACACGGCTCGTAA
- a CDS encoding sporulation protein: MAISEVLGRAADSFTARRVFSEPVQQDGSTVVFAAKVRGGAGGGERMGAEGQLGSGFGFEGRPAGAFAIKQGQVRWYPAIDVNRIILGGQVVALGALLLVRALVRAGVIRSLGGGRRRRSLLHALR, from the coding sequence ATGGCGATTTCGGAGGTGCTCGGGCGAGCGGCGGACAGCTTCACCGCCCGGCGGGTGTTCAGCGAGCCCGTCCAACAAGACGGCTCGACGGTGGTGTTCGCGGCGAAGGTCCGCGGGGGCGCGGGCGGCGGCGAGCGCATGGGCGCCGAGGGGCAGCTCGGCTCGGGCTTCGGCTTCGAAGGGCGGCCGGCCGGCGCCTTCGCGATCAAGCAGGGCCAGGTGCGCTGGTACCCGGCCATCGACGTCAACCGGATCATCCTCGGGGGCCAGGTGGTGGCGCTGGGCGCGCTGCTGCTCGTGCGTGCGCTCGTGCGTGCGGGGGTGATTCGCTCGCTCGGCGGCGGCAGGCGACGCCGCTCCCTGCTGCACGCCCTTCGATAG
- a CDS encoding arylsulfatase → MATKKPNILVLWGDDIGMWNISAFNHGMMGYRTPNIDRLAKEGISFTDYYGQQSCTAGRASFITGQNPVRTGLTKVGMPGADVGLRPEDPTIAELLKPLGYATGQFGKNHLGDRDEFLPTNHGFDEFFGNLYHLNAEEEPENPDYPKDPSFKKRFGPRGVIHSFANGKIEDTGPLTRKRMETIDSEINQHALRFIDEAHKANKPFFMWWNSTHMHFRTHVKKDYVGRSGQGFYNDAMVYHDDMVGQMLKKLDELKITDDTIVIYSTDNGPHFNSWPDAAITPFRSEKNTNWEGGWRVPAFVRWPGKFEAGKVLNGLLSHQDWLPTLLSVAGVPDIVPRLIKGHSIDGKSFKVHIDGTDMTAYLKGEVSNSPRDHIFYFNDDGQLMALRYGDWKLVFLEQRAKTLAVWAEPFVPLRIPKIFHLRRDPFERADENSNTYWDWVLDHAFLLVPAQAYVAEEARSFAEFPPRQRPASFNLDEVMRKLQDATGSGMH, encoded by the coding sequence ATGGCAACGAAGAAGCCCAACATCCTCGTCCTCTGGGGCGACGACATTGGAATGTGGAACATCAGCGCCTTCAACCACGGGATGATGGGCTACCGAACGCCCAACATCGACCGCCTCGCGAAAGAGGGAATTTCATTTACGGATTACTACGGCCAGCAGAGCTGCACCGCGGGCCGCGCGAGCTTCATCACCGGCCAGAACCCGGTGCGCACCGGCTTGACCAAGGTGGGCATGCCCGGCGCTGATGTCGGCTTGCGCCCGGAGGACCCCACGATTGCCGAGTTGCTCAAGCCGCTCGGCTACGCGACCGGGCAATTTGGAAAGAACCACCTCGGCGATCGCGACGAGTTCCTGCCCACCAACCACGGCTTCGACGAGTTCTTCGGCAACCTCTACCACTTGAACGCAGAGGAGGAGCCCGAGAACCCCGACTACCCGAAGGATCCAAGCTTCAAGAAGCGCTTCGGGCCGCGCGGGGTGATCCACAGCTTCGCGAACGGGAAGATCGAAGACACCGGTCCACTCACGCGCAAGCGCATGGAGACCATCGACAGCGAGATCAACCAACACGCGCTGCGCTTCATCGACGAGGCCCACAAGGCCAATAAGCCCTTCTTCATGTGGTGGAACTCCACGCACATGCACTTCCGCACGCACGTGAAGAAGGACTACGTCGGTCGCTCGGGACAGGGGTTCTACAACGACGCCATGGTCTACCACGACGACATGGTGGGCCAGATGTTGAAGAAGCTCGATGAGCTCAAGATTACCGACGATACGATCGTCATCTACTCCACCGACAACGGCCCGCACTTCAACTCCTGGCCCGACGCGGCGATCACCCCCTTCCGCAGCGAGAAGAACACCAACTGGGAGGGCGGCTGGCGCGTGCCGGCGTTCGTGCGCTGGCCGGGCAAGTTCGAAGCCGGGAAGGTCTTGAACGGCCTTCTCTCACACCAGGACTGGCTGCCCACGCTGCTCTCGGTCGCGGGCGTGCCCGACATCGTGCCCCGGCTGATCAAGGGCCACAGCATCGACGGCAAGAGCTTCAAGGTTCACATCGATGGCACGGACATGACGGCATACCTGAAGGGCGAGGTATCCAATAGTCCGCGCGATCATATTTTCTACTTCAACGACGACGGCCAGTTGATGGCTCTGCGCTACGGCGACTGGAAGCTGGTGTTCCTGGAGCAGCGGGCCAAGACGTTGGCCGTCTGGGCCGAGCCGTTCGTGCCCCTGCGCATCCCCAAGATCTTCCACCTGCGCCGCGACCCGTTCGAGCGCGCCGACGAGAACTCGAACACCTACTGGGACTGGGTGCTCGATCACGCATTCCTGCTCGTGCCCGCGCAGGCGTACGTCGCCGAGGAGGCGCGCTCGTTCGCGGAGTTTCCGCCGCGGCAGCGGCCCGCCTCGTTCAACCTCGACGAGGTGATGCGCAAGCTCCAGGACGCGACGGGCAGCGGGATGCACTGA